A genome region from Dolichospermum compactum NIES-806 includes the following:
- a CDS encoding LptF/LptG family permease, whose product MKKINIFPRISLLERYLISEITPILLFTIVIVTVVAESIGISFEQFSFLLTEQISFGTLIYLHILKVPEFIVLAVPIAILMTTIFVYNKLSITSEIIALQSCGISLYKLICPAIHLSLILSLILFIVNEGIVPISNYKAAITLEEVMNINRWDLKSDHIVYKELANRNYEQISDKDNYLKYFFYSERFSDGKMQEVTLLIRDNRGLKVIIKSKFAEWNEGNKYWFFYNGVKSIINPDGSYGQGIKFDEVRLNLSSISRQFQLDREKLDHREMNIFQIYQRLLVAKKAGDIPNLIKLQVNLQKRFTLPISCAVLAFLGTAIGINLQPRIKYNSFTVTLVILGLMKIFEAVINALIISGSIYSCVIWLPNILATGFSFYILTEKNS is encoded by the coding sequence ATGAAAAAAATAAATATTTTTCCTCGCATATCATTATTAGAGCGCTATTTAATCTCGGAAATTACCCCGATTTTACTATTTACCATAGTTATTGTTACTGTTGTTGCGGAATCAATTGGTATATCATTCGAGCAATTTAGTTTTCTCCTGACGGAACAAATATCTTTCGGTACTTTAATATATTTACACATTCTTAAAGTACCTGAGTTTATTGTTTTGGCTGTACCAATTGCTATTTTAATGACCACAATATTCGTTTATAATAAATTATCAATTACCAGTGAAATTATTGCTTTACAAAGTTGTGGAATAAGTTTGTATAAATTAATCTGTCCAGCGATTCATCTAAGTCTTATTCTTTCATTAATCCTATTTATTGTTAATGAGGGTATTGTCCCTATCTCTAACTATAAAGCTGCTATTACCTTAGAAGAAGTGATGAATATAAATAGATGGGATCTTAAAAGTGATCACATTGTTTATAAAGAATTAGCCAACAGAAATTATGAACAAATATCTGATAAAGATAATTATCTTAAATACTTCTTTTACTCAGAGAGATTTAGTGATGGAAAAATGCAAGAAGTTACCTTATTAATTAGAGATAATCGGGGTTTGAAGGTAATTATAAAATCTAAATTTGCTGAATGGAATGAAGGAAACAAATATTGGTTTTTTTATAATGGTGTCAAGAGTATAATTAATCCAGATGGTTCTTATGGTCAGGGAATTAAGTTTGATGAAGTTCGCCTTAATCTTTCTAGTATATCTCGGCAATTTCAACTAGATAGGGAAAAATTAGATCATAGAGAAATGAATATATTTCAAATTTATCAACGATTGTTAGTTGCAAAAAAAGCAGGAGATATCCCGAATCTAATCAAATTACAAGTTAATCTTCAAAAAAGATTTACCTTACCTATTTCCTGCGCTGTATTGGCTTTTTTGGGTACAGCTATAGGAATTAATTTGCAACCAAGGATTAAATATAATAGTTTTACAGTTACTTTAGTAATTCTGGGGTTAATGAAAATATTTGAGGCGGTTATTAATGCTTTAATTATTTCAGGAAGTATCTATAGTTGTGTAATATGGCTACCAAATATTTTGGCTACAGGTTTTAGCTTTTACATATTAACTGAAAAAAATTCCTGA
- a CDS encoding helix-turn-helix domain-containing protein, with product MALIRLGFESKSDFAKYHLSRTTVTKFFQGQPISIDSLKRICRELELNWEDCLPTEEIINNNQEKKTRENNNYSNYQLPITNYQLPITNYQLPITNYQLPITNYQLPITNYQLPITNYQLPITNYSIS from the coding sequence ATGGCTTTAATTAGACTAGGATTTGAATCAAAATCCGATTTTGCTAAATATCATTTATCTAGAACAACAGTTACCAAATTTTTTCAAGGTCAACCAATTTCAATTGACTCCTTGAAAAGGATATGCAGAGAGTTAGAATTGAATTGGGAAGATTGTTTACCAACAGAAGAAATAATTAATAATAACCAAGAGAAAAAGACAAGAGAAAATAACAATTATTCCAATTACCAATTACCAATTACCAATTACCAATTACCAATTACCAATTACCAATTACCAATTACCAATTACCAATTACCAATTACCAATTACCAATTACCAATTACCAATTACCAATTACCAATTACCAATTACCAATTACCAATTACCAATTATAGCATTTCCTAG
- a CDS encoding S8 family serine peptidase codes for MSDNINPADFPESDVANNGESLTLQRGGEELTLEKTLYRFTIRPNANFPHEKLTQIPGSVWRRSIPQAKLELYTVFPNQLDAVMSQLRADENVDFVSHVYTLENNPGTFVYLSDQITIQFATWVDNTKINTITSTLNLVQDKPVFGIPNTFIFLVNKQATQNPVKITNYLQTLPEVLAAEPNILIQQEPHYKPKDSLYSQQWYLNHNSSNQLVAGSHISVEQAWDTTRGVRSIVVAVVDDSFDLKHPDFQGTGKIVAPRDLKENDFLPLPGEKETSHGTACAGLAVAEENGSGIVGVAPGCAMMPIRTTGFLDDQSIEDIFDWAVEKGASVISCSWGASAVYFPLSIRQKAAINRAATNGRRGKGCVIVFAAGNANRPINGTVNEQNWPKNIVQGKTNWLSGFAVHPDVITVSASTSLNKKAAYSNWGGNVSVCAPSNNAPPGMWFQETGFVYTQPAIVSSLFGLGVFTTDQIGAAGYDAGNFTKNFGGTSSATPVVAGVAALVLSANPDLTAQQVKRILQDTADKIVDNNPDLQLGVRGGTYDSNGHSQWFGYGKVNAAKAVRLAQQMGAVAKITNKQIQFKNSQVVDIPDNNRQGIKSMIGINEAVNVTDIQVTVNITHDFLGDLEVYLIAPNNQRILLQSRTLGRRNQLQNTYTVRSHPALKQLLSLPAKGNWQLQVIDYAALDVGKLNNWELVIGVGNK; via the coding sequence ATGAGTGATAATATTAATCCTGCGGATTTTCCTGAATCAGATGTAGCAAATAACGGCGAGTCACTAACCTTACAACGGGGTGGTGAAGAGTTAACGCTAGAAAAAACGCTATATCGTTTTACTATTCGTCCTAATGCTAATTTTCCCCATGAAAAATTAACACAGATTCCTGGTAGCGTATGGCGGCGGAGTATTCCTCAAGCAAAATTAGAACTATATACGGTTTTTCCTAATCAGCTAGATGCAGTCATGTCTCAACTCCGTGCTGATGAAAATGTGGACTTTGTGAGTCATGTTTATACATTGGAAAATAATCCCGGAACTTTTGTTTATCTCAGTGACCAAATTACCATTCAATTTGCTACTTGGGTAGATAATACTAAAATTAATACTATTACCAGTACATTGAATTTAGTTCAAGATAAACCAGTATTCGGCATACCAAATACCTTCATTTTTCTTGTTAATAAACAAGCCACACAAAATCCCGTTAAAATTACCAATTATTTACAAACACTGCCAGAAGTTTTAGCGGCTGAACCGAATATTCTCATTCAACAAGAACCCCATTATAAACCCAAAGATTCTCTTTATTCCCAGCAATGGTATCTCAATCATAATAGTAGTAATCAATTGGTAGCTGGTTCGCATATTTCTGTGGAACAAGCTTGGGATACTACTCGTGGTGTGCGTTCTATAGTGGTGGCTGTAGTAGATGATTCCTTTGATTTAAAACATCCAGATTTTCAAGGTACAGGTAAAATTGTTGCTCCTAGAGATCTAAAAGAAAACGATTTTTTACCCTTACCTGGAGAAAAAGAAACTAGTCATGGGACTGCTTGTGCAGGATTAGCTGTAGCTGAAGAAAATGGTTCGGGAATTGTGGGAGTTGCTCCTGGTTGTGCAATGATGCCCATTCGCACTACTGGCTTTTTAGATGATCAATCAATTGAGGATATTTTTGATTGGGCGGTAGAAAAAGGCGCGAGTGTAATTTCTTGTAGTTGGGGAGCTTCTGCTGTTTATTTCCCCCTTTCTATTCGGCAAAAAGCGGCTATTAACCGGGCTGCTACCAATGGACGCAGGGGAAAAGGATGTGTGATTGTTTTCGCAGCCGGAAATGCTAATCGTCCGATTAATGGGACTGTAAATGAACAGAACTGGCCGAAAAATATTGTCCAAGGGAAGACAAATTGGTTGAGCGGTTTTGCTGTTCATCCTGATGTGATTACTGTATCTGCATCTACTAGTTTGAATAAAAAGGCTGCTTATAGTAATTGGGGAGGTAATGTTTCTGTTTGCGCTCCTAGTAATAATGCTCCCCCAGGAATGTGGTTTCAGGAAACTGGTTTTGTTTATACACAACCGGCAATTGTTTCTTCTCTATTTGGATTGGGAGTATTTACAACAGATCAAATAGGTGCGGCTGGTTATGATGCGGGAAATTTTACTAAAAACTTTGGTGGGACTTCTAGTGCTACTCCCGTAGTCGCAGGAGTAGCGGCTTTGGTATTATCAGCTAATCCTGATTTAACGGCTCAACAAGTTAAACGTATTCTCCAAGATACGGCTGATAAAATTGTGGATAATAACCCTGATCTTCAGTTGGGTGTGCGTGGGGGTACTTATGATAGTAATGGTCATAGTCAATGGTTTGGTTATGGCAAAGTCAATGCAGCTAAGGCTGTGAGACTAGCGCAGCAGATGGGTGCGGTTGCTAAAATTACGAATAAACAAATCCAGTTCAAAAATTCTCAGGTTGTGGATATTCCTGATAATAATAGACAGGGGATTAAAAGTATGATCGGTATTAATGAAGCTGTCAATGTCACAGATATCCAAGTTACCGTGAATATCACCCATGATTTTTTAGGAGATTTAGAAGTTTATTTAATTGCTCCTAATAATCAGCGGATTTTATTACAAAGTCGCACATTAGGTCGTCGTAATCAATTACAAAATACTTACACAGTGCGATCGCATCCTGCCCTGAAACAATTACTTTCTTTACCCGCAAAAGGTAACTGGCAATTACAAGTTATTGACTACGCTGCTTTAGATGTGGGCAAACTTAATAACTGGGAATTGGTAATTGGAGTAGGTAATAAATAA
- a CDS encoding type II toxin-antitoxin system HicB family antitoxin: protein MTQFVYPAMLTADEKDGGFVVTFRDLPEAITQGNSWEEALNEAADCLEEAIALRIDDRLEIPQPSQPKNQEYLVAVPAQTAIKATLYLAMREKGISKAQLASTLNIHEKEVRRILDPHHATKLSTMERTLGVLGQRIELQITAK, encoded by the coding sequence ATGACTCAATTTGTATATCCAGCCATGCTGACTGCTGATGAAAAAGATGGTGGATTTGTGGTGACATTTCGGGATTTACCAGAAGCAATTACTCAAGGTAATTCCTGGGAAGAAGCACTTAATGAAGCTGCTGATTGTTTAGAAGAAGCGATCGCTCTTCGGATTGATGATAGGCTAGAAATCCCTCAACCATCACAACCCAAAAATCAAGAATATTTAGTAGCCGTACCAGCGCAGACAGCAATAAAAGCCACATTATATCTAGCAATGCGTGAAAAAGGTATTAGCAAAGCCCAGCTTGCTTCTACTCTCAATATCCATGAAAAGGAAGTCAGACGTATCCTAGATCCCCACCACGCCACAAAATTATCTACAATGGAACGGACTTTAGGGGTACTCGGACAACGAATTGAATTACAAATCACCGCAAAATAG
- a CDS encoding DUF262 domain-containing protein — protein MSINLLIEKITEEMQEEAEMQIRDKKKSVDYNTIEYPIEVIVDKYLNGLDDDSNELFIPDYQRAMIWDIKRQSKFIESILLGLPIPYIYVADTSGEETDENPLNTKDLARLELIDGTQRIRTLANFLNNELQLQNLEKLNKLEGFRFSNLPIARQRRFQRTTIRMIQLTEDADEETRRDLFERINTGSVELNPMEKRRGIRRGAFLNVIDELAKYEKFIHLCNFTEPSIGRVEPQEFVLRFFAFLNNYQDFNKNINEFLDDYLDAMNKADPNLLQNMKNEFYVMIDFVGTHFPTGFRQGNKKDRTTTRIKFESLAVGITLALRQQDNLQPVSVDFLDSKEFREYTSSDASSSRNKVIRRLEYVRDQILGTV, from the coding sequence ATGAGTATTAATTTATTAATCGAAAAAATTACAGAAGAAATGCAGGAAGAAGCAGAAATGCAAATCCGCGACAAGAAAAAATCTGTTGATTACAACACAATTGAATACCCTATTGAAGTTATAGTTGACAAATACCTAAATGGTCTTGATGATGATTCTAATGAATTATTTATTCCAGATTACCAAAGAGCAATGATTTGGGATATCAAAAGACAATCTAAATTTATTGAGTCTATTCTGTTAGGTTTACCTATTCCTTATATTTATGTTGCAGATACTTCAGGGGAAGAAACAGACGAAAATCCTTTAAATACAAAGGATTTAGCTCGTTTAGAACTTATAGATGGAACACAACGAATTCGTACTTTAGCAAATTTTCTTAATAATGAATTACAACTACAAAATCTAGAGAAGCTAAATAAGCTGGAAGGGTTTCGATTTTCCAATCTACCTATTGCACGTCAAAGACGTTTCCAGCGAACAACCATAAGAATGATTCAACTAACAGAAGATGCTGATGAAGAAACTCGTAGAGATTTATTTGAAAGAATTAATACTGGTAGCGTTGAATTAAACCCAATGGAAAAACGCCGGGGTATTAGAAGAGGTGCGTTTCTTAATGTAATAGATGAATTAGCAAAGTATGAAAAATTCATCCATCTTTGTAATTTTACAGAACCGTCAATTGGAAGAGTAGAACCCCAAGAATTTGTTTTACGATTTTTTGCATTCCTAAATAATTATCAAGATTTCAATAAAAATATTAATGAATTTCTCGATGACTATTTAGATGCTATGAATAAAGCTGATCCAAATCTTTTACAAAACATGAAAAATGAATTTTATGTAATGATTGATTTTGTAGGAACACACTTTCCAACAGGTTTTAGACAAGGAAATAAGAAAGATAGAACTACAACTCGAATTAAATTTGAATCTCTTGCTGTTGGTATAACTTTAGCTTTAAGACAGCAAGATAACCTCCAACCTGTATCAGTAGATTTCCTAGATTCAAAAGAATTTAGAGAATACACTAGCAGCGATGCTAGTAGTTCTAGAAATAAAGTTATTCGTCGTCTTGAATATGTTCGTGATCAGATTTTAGGTACAGTTTAG
- a CDS encoding MAE_28990/MAE_18760 family HEPN-like nuclease, which yields MKRILDLDDFDERAKDVSDYLCFLRDLEQGEILLSKDGAISKIDPELDKSLKATGFLLLYNLVESTMRNAIQSIFDEMSKKGVSFDQLKIEIKRIILQNVKKNVQECGVNDFVEQIENIVKDIIQSGFNRDDLFSGNVDAKEIKNIAKKYGFSSKTDVATRDGIDLLSIKKNRNDLAHGVMSFKEVGQNTSAENLVEISERVIKYLRQILENIDEYLVKQEYLDSE from the coding sequence GTGAAAAGAATATTAGATTTAGATGATTTTGACGAACGTGCTAAAGACGTTAGTGATTATCTTTGTTTTCTGAGAGATTTAGAACAGGGTGAAATTCTATTAAGTAAAGATGGTGCAATTTCTAAAATTGATCCGGAATTAGATAAAAGTTTAAAAGCTACTGGATTTTTATTACTTTACAATCTTGTAGAATCTACTATGAGAAATGCTATTCAAAGTATTTTTGATGAAATGAGTAAAAAAGGAGTTTCCTTCGATCAACTTAAAATAGAAATTAAAAGAATAATTTTGCAAAATGTAAAAAAGAATGTACAAGAATGTGGTGTTAATGATTTTGTAGAACAAATAGAAAATATTGTTAAAGATATTATTCAATCTGGCTTTAATAGAGATGATCTTTTTTCTGGTAATGTGGATGCTAAAGAAATTAAGAATATAGCTAAAAAATACGGATTTTCTAGTAAAACTGACGTTGCGACTAGAGATGGAATTGATTTACTGTCAATAAAAAAAAATAGAAATGATTTAGCTCATGGTGTTATGTCTTTTAAAGAAGTTGGTCAAAATACATCTGCGGAAAATCTTGTTGAAATCAGCGAAAGAGTTATAAAGTATCTTAGACAAATTCTAGAAAATATTGATGAATATCTAGTGAAACAGGAATATTTGGATTCTGAATAA
- a CDS encoding CHAD domain-containing protein, with amino-acid sequence MKISSATSIKTLGETAHQAIENHLTKTIKWEKAVKRDEDPEPLHQMRVGMRRLRTAVSRFERYLFLPKSVSDKNIGKFARILGSLRDLDVLAEILEKNYKPHLLEKEQKSLETAFTELHKQREIAVSHVQKTFKDEIYKSFKNECENWLKNPSYRSFSSIPIYYILPDLLSPEVSEFCLHPGWLIGTKIVESEIVVQTKWTPSQLEEHLKTEGKTLHDLRKQAKRLRYQMELFTELYGESFTAHIHDIKNIQEILGMIQDNMVLHEWLENIFKSELDTQLRGLTTLLAANRYQLWQEWQPLQQRYLQADTRYNLHLVVLQATLENVKQEERD; translated from the coding sequence ATGAAAATCTCCTCAGCAACATCAATCAAAACTCTCGGTGAAACTGCACACCAAGCCATTGAAAACCACTTGACAAAAACCATAAAATGGGAAAAAGCAGTTAAAAGAGACGAAGATCCAGAACCACTTCACCAAATGCGAGTGGGAATGCGACGGTTAAGAACTGCTGTGAGTAGATTTGAAAGATATTTATTTTTACCAAAATCAGTTAGTGATAAAAATATTGGTAAATTTGCCCGCATTTTAGGTAGTCTCAGAGATTTAGATGTCCTTGCAGAAATTTTGGAAAAGAATTACAAACCGCATTTACTTGAAAAAGAACAAAAATCTCTAGAAACAGCTTTTACAGAATTGCATAAACAACGAGAAATTGCCGTCTCTCATGTTCAGAAAACATTTAAAGATGAAATTTATAAATCTTTTAAAAATGAATGTGAAAATTGGTTAAAAAATCCCAGTTATCGAAGTTTCTCATCTATACCAATTTATTACATCTTACCAGATTTACTCTCACCAGAAGTGAGTGAATTTTGCTTACATCCAGGATGGCTAATTGGCACTAAAATTGTCGAATCAGAAATAGTAGTCCAAACAAAATGGACACCCAGCCAATTAGAAGAACATCTGAAAACAGAAGGTAAAACTCTCCATGATTTGCGAAAACAAGCCAAACGTCTCCGCTACCAAATGGAATTATTTACTGAATTATATGGTGAGTCTTTTACTGCACATATTCATGATATTAAAAATATTCAAGAAATCTTGGGAATGATCCAAGATAATATGGTTTTACATGAATGGTTAGAGAATATATTCAAATCAGAACTGGATACTCAATTACGTGGATTAACGACGCTATTAGCCGCAAATCGTTATCAATTGTGGCAAGAATGGCAACCACTACAACAACGTTATTTACAAGCAGATACTAGATATAATTTGCATTTGGTAGTATTACAAGCGACGTTGGAAAATGTTAAACAAGAAGAAAGAGATTAA